A single window of Cheilinus undulatus linkage group 12, ASM1832078v1, whole genome shotgun sequence DNA harbors:
- the bsx gene encoding brain-specific homeobox protein homolog has protein sequence MSLNYSSAAPTQRSTSFFIEDILLHKPKPLREVLPSPFCGSLASRVPLLEYGYPLMPTPILAPHPHHPLHKPEHHHHHQYFFTAGMQMPALFQQHADLPGKHCRRRKARTVFSDSQLSGLEKRFEIQRYLSTPERVELATALSLSETQVKTWFQNRRMKHKKQLRKAQDERKTPGGEMDRSADSESELTDSKSGEELGAHGLQPDSFIMDEHDEDEDEDEVDIEDDVCSPDHLL, from the exons ATGAGTCTGAACTACTCTTCCGCGGCGCCCACGCAGAGGTCCACGTCGTTCTTCATCGAGGACATCCTGTTACACAAACCCAAACCTCTGAGGGAGGTCCTGCCCTCTCCTTTCTGCGGATCCCTGGCCTCCCGGGTCCCCCTCCTGGAGTACGGATACCCGCTGATGCCCACCCCGATCCTGGCTCCACACCCGCACCACCCGCTGCACAAACCAgagcaccaccaccaccaccagtaCTTCTTCACGGCAG GGATGCAGATGCCGGCGTTGTTCCAGCAGCACGCGGACCTACCGGGGAAGCACTGCCGGCGGAGGAAGGCCCGGACCGTGTTCTCAGACTCTCAGCTGTCCGGTCTGGAGAAAAGGTTCGAGATCCAGAGATACCTGTCCACGCCGGAGAGAGTGGAGCTGGCCACGGCGCTCAGCCTGTCCGAGACTCAG GTGAAAACATGGTTTCAGAACCGGCGTATGAAGCATAAGAAGCAGCTGAGGAAGGCTCAGGATGAGAGGAAGACCCCCGGGGGGGAGATGGACAGGTCTGCAGACAGTGAGAGCGAGCTGACTGACAGTAAGAGCGGCGAGGAGCTGGGCGCTCACGGTCTGCAGCCGGACTCCTTCATCATGGACGAACACGAcgaggatgaagatgaggacGAGGTGGACATCGAGGACGACGTCTGCTCTCCAGACCATCTGCTATAG